The genomic interval GGAATATGAGTATGAACTTCAGCAAGCTATGGACATAAAACAGTTACAACtacattaaatttaataaagtacttaacaaaatataaagtcTGCTAATGAAATAACTATCCTAATGGTAGATAAATCAACAGCAGCTCATATACCTAATGTAACCATCTGGAACAATATACCTGAAATTCACAGAAAGACTAATAAACTTGACCTACTAAACCAATTAGTAGTCATAAAATTGCCAAGATTATAGTCAACCATCCTAGCCACATGGTCAAGGTCTAGCTCTCTTGTTGCTGCAGGATGGACATTTGTACTGCTTGATGTGCTCAGCTCTTGCAGGGGTAATCTTCACACACTTGCCATGGAACCATTTCTCACAGATGTCACAGCAAATCCAGAACTCATCAGCAGTATAGCTCTCTCCACATGCCCCACAGAAAGTCTCTTCAtgttcctcttcatcttcagcTTCCAAAGCCACACCCTCATCATCCTCGTCCTTTGATTGCATTGCTTTTGTGTTCTTTGATTCAGAACCTCGCTGCATTTGTAAACCCAAAAGATGAGAGAAAGAATATAAGTCAAATACCAATCAGAAACCAGATCACATTACAAATAGTAGAAGACTTATCTGGCTCCCAGATTACTTTTTCACTCCTAGTTCTAATGATAGCATGTAAAAGACAACATACCACACTACTTATTAAAGGACAATTATTCAAATAGTTCACACCCCTTTCCCTGAATTGAGAACCCTTGCCAACATAGATGAGGTTTAAAACATTAAATGTAGTAAAAAACCAAAATAAGGCTATTAGCCTATTTTGAGGGGGGAAATTGATTTACCCTTATAGTTTTCCAAGAGAAATTTTGATAGAAGAGTATTTCTAAGTAATAATCGGTATCAGACACGTACAAAAGGTACATGATACTTCGCAAGTAAAAGCAGCTTGATTTTCAAACTCATACCTTAGAGTTTGATTTTGATTTGTTACTGCTATGATTTGAAACTGATGACTTTTCCTTTCCTTGTTTCTTGGACATCCCAGTAACAACCTCAAATATAGTTGGAAGATCATTAATCATGTTAAATAGTCGCTTCCTGCATGAAGATGAAAGAATAATATTACTGAAAGATGTCAACTTCTCAAGTTAATTACTACTTAGATAGGTAAAATGATCAACAAGCCACAAAAGAATGCAAACTAAAACACTGTTGACAAACTAGGGGTGATACAAACGACCATCAACATCATATAATTAGAACTGCTAACGAAAGAATTCAAGCCAGGTATAGAAAAGATTGCTCTTCTTAAAAGCAAAAGATTCTCTAATTAATTCATCTTCAAATTTGAAATGTGCATCATTAGATGAGTATCTAGGTCATGGGAAAAAGTTTTTCCACtaaaaggaaaaaattattcaGAAACAGAAAACAATTCAACAGACTGAATGGGGGCTTAAAACACTCTCATGTTCTACCCCTCAACTTTCTAGACTATCATATTCAAATGTTACAATCTAGCAGTTATTAGCACAAATAACACAAAAAACTTGAACTTCCCACGTGGGTGGTGAGGGTGTATGATATTTATACCCtctccagtatccttccatctGATTTTTGTTAGAATCAGATGGTGAAAAACCATAGAGActattaaaatgtaataaacATTTCTCAAAATATTTCAAAGTTTCACAAATAACAACCAAAAATAACTTGGGAATAACATGGATTCCAAACTAGAGTAATAAAGACACCAACCAAAATCCATTAACAATTCGACACATCCCTACTTTATTTCAACTCAGTTATTTTTTTCCTCAAATGAACCAAAGAACACCATACTGACAAATAGTAGTGACTGTCGAGGTAGACAACATTACAAGAGGAAATTAAGGACATTCAGTACTAGAAAATCTTATACTTCTTACTACACTTATCTCTATTGCTTAAGTATGCACCTCTTTTGTGTCTAATCATTTCTTTCTTTACTTTAATACTCTTGTTAACTTACATGCaaacaaaacagaaaaagaatCACATAAAGAATAGGTTCAAGTATCCTTGAGTTCAAAATTTAGAATAATGTGAAAATAACATCCAATGATCAAAAACAAATTGGCTAAACCCATATATtttgaagagaaagaaaagtacGTACCTATCAGCCTTGTCAAATCCAAACCTAGCACCAAAATAAAAAGCCACAGCAAGTAACCAAGCATCACTGTGTACAGCAACCAAAGACAGCCAATCCTTATCTTGCATCCCATCTCTGGCAAAGTTAATGCCTAATGCTGGCTCTGGAAGCTCTGGAGGCACCTCCTCAGCTGGCAGATTGACTTCCCACTGCTCACTAGGAAATCCATAAAGGCAAAGATTTTCCTTCTCTGTATCACAGCCTCATATAAGTTCACATTTAAAGTCTCCGTTTCAACAATACTAAGaacttttaaatgcaattaGAACAACACTATAATCAACAATTGAGTTATGGCATTATGGTAGCCTGTTGAAACAGCTTATATCAATCACGCATTAGATCAAATACCCCAAAAGAAAATATTCATATTAGGCATTAATTACATTGGATAGAcagaaaaatgaaatttaacAGATGTGTGAAACTTTCCAAGAAAAATAGGTAACCTTAAACACTAAAAGCGCTATCATGAATGAAAATGTACCTATGGGAAGTTCTTCATATAGCTTAAGTTTTAATTACTGAATTTATTccaattttgaaatattttttagatttgtCCTTTATAGTGAGGGAAATAAGACAATCTCACATAATTCACAAGCCCAAAGTCTTCCATTATTTTGTATTAAACATCCAAAAATTCTCGTATACCTCatcattttgttttcaattaCCTACTCTTCCAACACTCAAATATACCCAAGAGATCTGCATAATATGCCTTGACTCCATTAAAGAGCACCCCTTTAACCCAAAAATCATAGTTTACGAAAGGTGAGACTGAAGTACATTAacattaaacaaaatatatatcaaGCAATACCAAACACAAACGTACTCATTCAAAGTCATGTCATATTCATACTTCTCAAAAGGGTAAGGATTAGGACAAATGGTTCGGAAAGaataaaaaatgcaaataaaatttattttcattctgTTACCCACCAAATATAATTCATATGAAAAGAAGGATGTCAAAATGAACCCATTTCACCATATTTTAACTGGTACAAGTATAGCCCTGTCAGCCAAACAAAATTTATGGGCCCATGTACAATGAAACATAATGATGCACGCCAAAATTGAAAGCTACCAACTGAAAATTTAGCAATTGAGTTTCTTCCCATTAATGGTAGCATATGGCTACTTCAGTCCATACCACATTAAAGCTACATAACAACTAGAAAGAAACAGAACTAGAAATCCTCTAATGACCCCATTGAACACAAAATAGAGCACCATGTTCATtagataagaaaatataaacGCTTTtccatatttttcaaaatttaagttCGAAAATCCCATCCCCAGTGCATGTTAGGATTGAAGCTGGGACAACCCAAAAATACTTTTACTCCGAAAGCAACATTTTTCCCCTTAGTCGTGTGCTGCACTGGAATTCGTTATTGTGCATTTCAATTCGCAAAAGTAATTCCCAGAATTTAGTCCAAAAACAGTTTCGTACCCACCTAAATTCAAATTTCTCTTCAGACTGAAACCAACAAAACCCAAAATCAAAATAATCTCCACTTTCAACTTCAGAATTCAACCCAATTCAATGGTCCAGAAAGGAAAAGAAACACCATAAACACAgaccaaacaaaacaaaaaaaaacggTTTTTTTAAGGAACAAAACGTTACCGGGATCACACTGCTGGTAGAACTCTTCAACATCTGGAATACCCACATAGAAGTAGAAAAGACAGCAAAACATtagtgaaaagaaaaagaatttttttttttttttcatttgattctttaaaagcaaagaaaaagaaagaattgGAATGGAATGGAAAAGGATAAGAGGTAGGAACCAGTGGTGAGAGCTTTAATCAGCGCAGCTCTGCGACCTTTGAAATCCCTAAAGACCTCTTCAACCGTACGAGGATTGTAACCTGCGTCCATGTTTGAAGGCAGTGTTGTTGCAGAGTTGAAAAGAATGGAGGGAAAGAAAAACAAGTAAACTATTTGACCCTTTTCACTCTCTCTATGTTTCTGTGTGGAGTGTGTGCaaaacaacacaacacaacacacaTAAAAATAGTAGTGTAGTAATAGTGGAACAGAGAAACACAACACAGGCTTTTTATAACTCGGATTTGAATCGGAAACAATTGGATTGAATTAACTGGATTTGATACAAGCCCATCGAATCCGTTTCACACTTACACCTGATAccatttttttttgcatttttttcagctttaaaaaaaaaacaaaaacttgaGTGTGTCTTACGTGGGGCACTGGAACAAAACTGGTTCGGGTGAGGcggttaaattaattttagtattaattaatcTTAAAAGAAGTTATATagtatttattgttttattaaatgTTAGGTTTTTcagtatatatatttatatcattattaatattggCATTTATAgcattcattatttttattaaattaagtaATGTTCATTTTACATGCATTAAGTTTGAAtgtcatatatttatttatacgcgtattgtatttaaatttaattattgaaCTTATCCAATATTTATTGATCCTTAAATATCACACTTAGATGTCTTTTTTCTATATGAGCAAAAATAATTCATTCTatactaattaaaattattcaacTACATTATtcttaatttgaaaatatttttttaaataactttccTTAGGACCTGATATCGTGAAAAGAATGagttgataaaataaatttatcattaaatgaaaaaatgttttaggaataatataattaattaaaattaaattaaataaaatgtgtatttaaatttaTCGGATATTTTAGTTTGCCATCTATTCATATTTAAATGTATACtctgttattaatattaatagttagAACATTTATTGGTATTAGCGATACACTGGTGGGCAgtgtattttcttcttttattcaacttttatgATAGTTACAAATTTaacatacatataaaaataatttggatttAGAGTTTAGAATgagtaaaaaaacaaaaaaaaatgtaaaataaaaatattagaatgGATTTAAAGTTAAGATTGACTTGATGGTAGATACAAAAGAATAAGGTTTTTCCAAATAATATAGTTGCTTGAAATGGAGTGAAGAGAGAGATTGGAAatgaaagttattttatttgatatgtgaGATTTGATATAGAAATGTGTGAAAGTATGATATCTCTTTCTTCCTGTTGTTGCcttaaaataaggaattaaGGAAAGAGTGAGGGAATCAGTTTGTCTATAAGAactgtacattaatattaaattaaaaaatagttttattttttaagtaattcatataaaatgacaaaatacttcattgtacaaataaaatgagatatattaaataagggtaGAATCAAAAGAAATTTGTGTACACAAAAAAGTGATTATAATggagaatcccctttatatataggtatatattttaagtataacatttaaatatatattatctcATTATTAAATAGTGTTATAatgtatttgatatttaaagttatattttatcATCCTTAATGATACAccatttatttgtatttaatatgacatatttattaaatgtatatttaatgtagactcataaataaatataattaatgtcatactaattaagaaaaacttttaatatattttaatttcattaatattgttaaacagaaagtgtgatcaagaaaaatagtcttagagtagaagtggtacaattaaaatgatatatgaatattttattattaaaataaaaataatatataaatagaaattcagttattcaggttcAGAATTGtctctttaaaaaatatttttcatttcctgtgccttctctctaagattctaatatcctcgctcatcagtttgacaATTGGAGTTCGCCCTCAGATACAGTGAATACTACAAGATTGTCCATCAAAATCTttaatagagtaagttcatttttgttcttctcttttagtcaaattttgaatttgttaagTTTGTCTCTGCATAGGCTTTGCATGTGACACTTTTAGCTTCAGGGTTAATCTTTATTAGCTCAGAGTCCCAGTGAtataattagattttttatcaggactCTTTGGTGCATGTTAAGTTATCCTTGAACTTTTGGTAGGTTTGGACCTCTTAGTGAGCATCTACtcaagttcaggtaagggaagctagcctTAATTTCCAGTAGAACCTTAAACTAGAAGATTTGGATGTGGGGGTGAAGTGGTCACCAGTTTCAAACTTTAttgcatgattttttttaagtatattaaaagttgattgagattttaatgtgaaattttatatatggtagatgttataaaattatattattttttatttgaataagtaaATGAATGTATTTCAATAATTTGATGAGTCACTCAAAAGATAATGTTGTTGAGTATTAgttgtttgattttgatttagagTAATTATTCAACTCTAACAGGAACTTTGTTACTTTGGTTtagtatatttgataaaataacaatttgaatgaaaatattaagTGCTCTCGGGTCTATTTTTGCTCAAACAAGATGAGATATTGTTCAAGCGAAAATGAATTAAATTCTGAGATACTTTTTGATCCATTTTCGCTCAAATGAGATTATTAGATTAATTGAATAGCTATAATATAGCATTTTATACAAATGCATGCAcatctttaaatatatttaggAAGTtagagtaagaaaaaaaaagaggtgAAGAAATCCaaatctatttttaataaatttaccatttaaaaatgttttaaatatatacTTTAGCTTAGATAGTAAAATTGGGATAAAAtgtgtgagaaaaaaaattaggaacATAACTTATAAAACTTTGAAAGTTTGACATAAAAAAGTCACTGTTTTTTATTTGGATAAGAAATTTTAagaatgtaatttatttttatgaaaaaatatgttgtttggattaaaatgtttaaaagaaattaaaatttgaagaatcattaaaataattttattaattaaattaaattatttcaaattatatttaaaaaataagaatatttttttaatcagcaaaaaatatatataaataaaagattgcATAAGATAACCTAACCCGTTTTCAAGGTTTTGTACAAAAAgtccttaaaaaaaaattcacaaaattaTAACATTTATGTAAAATGCAAAATAGAATCACCCACTAACAATAACTTCAACACATCACTACTATAATTATCATATAAAACATAGAAtttctaataaataaatttttcaaaaaaattatctattccTGAATATGtcaaaataagtaaaattattaactaaaaaaataactagCCGACTACATTCCACTGTCCTTCGTCTTCtttaaaattatgattattttctccatattttctttttagctTAATCTCGTTTAGGGtttttaaataagaataataatgaGGGACGAAAAGAGACAATAATATTCCTCTACCTGtcctataaaataaaaaatatgccTCATTACTTTTTATTACctgtataaaaaatatcaatgagtttttttttatattcataacTATCCATTAATACAGGTAGATTCTTTTGAAATATTAGAtaagattatttaaaatataaactcaaataaaat from Phaseolus vulgaris cultivar G19833 chromosome 1, P. vulgaris v2.0, whole genome shotgun sequence carries:
- the LOC137816728 gene encoding PHD finger protein ALFIN-LIKE 4-like, with the translated sequence MDAGYNPRTVEEVFRDFKGRRAALIKALTTDVEEFYQQCDPEKENLCLYGFPSEQWEVNLPAEEVPPELPEPALGINFARDGMQDKDWLSLVAVHSDAWLLAVAFYFGARFGFDKADRKRLFNMINDLPTIFEVVTGMSKKQGKEKSSVSNHSSNKSKSNSKRGSESKNTKAMQSKDEDDEGVALEAEDEEEHEETFCGACGESYTADEFWICCDICEKWFHGKCVKITPARAEHIKQYKCPSCSNKRARP